AACTGGCCGGGGCCGGCCCCTGTCTTCGTGTAGTCGGCGTCCACTGGAACCTTGCCGGTGATGGGGCCGCCGGGCACGTCTCGCGTCCAATCCGCCAGTTCGAGGTCGCGGCCGCGCACGGCAACGGTGGCCTTGTCGGCCTCGCCCTCCGGCCAGTGCCAGCGGACGCTCACGTCGAACGTCCCCGCGGTCCGGCTTGCCTCTTCCTTCGGTTCGCCCAGAAGTTGCCGGATCTCAGCGGCCGGCACATCTTTGGCGTCCACTTTCAGGCCGCCGAACACCCCCCGGTCCGACGCCGGGTCGAGAAACATGGCCACAGTCCACTTCGGAGCGAGGAGAGTATCCGTGCTCGACCGGACCGCCTCGGCGCTGAGCGGCGGGAAGATTGTCACGCGGAAGATTCTGGTGTCGCTCAGGGCGACGGCGGCAACCTCGCCCGTGAGCCTCGCCGGGCCGAGGTCCAAATCCGCATCGAGGCGTTCGACGACGAGCGACACGAGCGGCGACGCTGTCTCCGCTTGGACCAGGCGCTGATTGATGGCGGCCAGCGTGGCCTCCGGATCAGAACCCGCGATCTTCACGGTGCCCCGCGCCGCGCGAACGTACCACCCGAACTCGTTCGCCTCGGCCTCGAGGTCCTCCAGGACTACGGCAAGGTGCCCGGGTCCCGCGCGCCAGAGGAGTTCAATGTGGCTGGCGACGGCCGTACTCCGCATTCATGCCGCCGCTGCCGACCCACGAGCCGTAGAGCGCGAGGAGCGCCAGCGGCCCGAGCACCAGCAGAAAAAGCAGGACGAACACGATTCGCCGGACGTGCTTCTTTCGTAGGGCCATCTTCGCTCGTGGGTGGTTCAGAGTTCCAAGGCCGCCCGCCGCCACGCCTCGTAGGAAGCCTTCATTTCGCGCAAGGTATCGCCGCCGAACTTCTCGACGAGCGCCGCCGCCAGTTCCGTCGCCACCACCGCCTCGACGATCACGCTGGCCGCCGGAACCGCACACACGTCGCTGCGTTCGTAAGCGGCTGGCTCGGGCGCTTTCGTCTTCAGGTTCACGGAGGCGAGCGGCGTCTTGAGGGTCGCGATCGGTTTCATCGCGGCGCGGAGGACGAGCGGCTGGCCCGTCGTCATGCCGCCCTCCAACCCGCCGGCGCCGTTCGTCGGCCGGACAAAACCCAGCCCCGGCCCTTCGCGCTGCGAAGCGTCGAAGAAGATCGGATCGTGCACCTGGCTGCCCGGGCGTTCGCCCGCCGCGAAACCCAGGCCGATCTCGACGCCTTTGATCGCCTGGATGCTCATCACGGCCCGCGCCAGTCGCCCGTCCAGTTTCCGCGTCCATTGGACGTGGCTGCCGAGGCCGGGCATGAGGCCCGTGGCGACGCACTCGATAATGCCGCCGAGCGTATCGCCCGCGGCGCGGGCCTCGTCAATGGCGGCCTTCATCCGGGCGTCCGCCTTCGGGTCGGGTGAATATAAGTCGCTTTTGTCGCGGCACTTACGGCACTCGTCCAGGCGGTCCGGCGCCTTGGCCGCGGCCGGCCCGATGCGGACCACGTAGGCGAGAACCCCGATGCCGAACTCCGCCAGCAGGCCCTTCGCGAGGGCCCCGGCGGCGACGCGGCCGGCGGTTTCCCGCGCGCTCGCGCGCTCCAGAATGTTTCGCATGTCGGGTTCGAGATACTTCAGCGCCCCGGCCAGGTCCGCGTGTCCGGGTCGCGGCCGCAAGAGTGGCGGTGCTTCCTCGAGCCGCGCGTCCCGGTTGCGGATCACCAGAATGATAGGGCTGCCGAGCGTCCGCCCTTGCCGCACCCCCGCCAGAATCTCGACGCGGTCCTTTTCGATTTTCTGTCGCTCGCTCCGCCCGTAACCTCCCTGCCGGCGCGCCAGGTCCGCGTCGATGCGCGCGACGTCCACCGCGACACCCGCGGGAAACCCTTCGACGAGCGCCACAATCGCCGGCCCATGGGATTCGCCCGCCGTTCGCACCACCAGTTCGCTCAAGAGGACTCTCCTTGCCCGAGGCTACTTCTACAACGCCATCTCACCGCAGAGAACGCGGAGACCGCGGAGAAAGCCGAGGCCTGGGTAACAACCAACAGCAGCCAACAACGCCCGCCTTCCCTTTTCGTCTTTACCCAATTTGTGCCGTTCTCTGCGTTCTCGGCGCTCTCCCCATGTAAGAAAGGGGCCCTCTGGGCTGCGTTGAAAAACACAGCGTAGTAGTGCTACTCGAACCGTTTCCCCGTCAGCCGCTCGTACGCCTCGACGTACCGCGCGCGGGTGTTCGAGACGATGTCGTCCGGCAGTTCGGGTCCGGGCGGCGTCTTGTTCCAATCCAGCGTGTCGAGCCAGTTGCGCAGGTACTGCTTGTCGAAACTCGGCTGGTCGTGGCCCGGCTCGTAGGAGTCGGCCGGCCAGAATCGCGACGAGTCCGGCGTCAGAACTTCGTCCACCAGGATGATTTCGCCGTCGGCTTCGCCCCATTCGAACTTCGTGTCCGCGATGAGGATGCCTCGCTCGCGGGCGTAGTCGGCGGCCTTCCGGTAAACCGCGAGGCTCCGGTCCCGCAACACCGTCGCCGCCTTCTTGCCGATGATTCCCGCCGCCTGGTCGAACGAAATGTTCTCGTCGTGTCCGCTGTCGGCCTTGGTGGCCGGGGTGAAGATCGGCTCCGGCAGGGGGTCGCACTGCGCGAGGCCCTTCGGCAGCCGCCTCCCTGAGATCGTGCCCTCGGCCTCGTATTCCCGCCAGCCCGACCCCGCCAGATACCCTCGCACGACGCACTCGACGGGAAAGACGTCCGCTTTTCTGCACAGCATCGAGCGGCCTTCGAGCACATCGGCATGGGCGCGGACGGCCTGGGGCATCCGGCCCATGTCGCTCGTGACGACGTGGTTGGCCGTCACGTCCGACAGAAACTCGAACCACCACAGGCTGAGTTGCGTGAGGACGCGTCCCTTGTCGGGGATGCCGGTCGGCATGACGACGTCGTAGGCGCTGATGCGGTCGGTCGCGACGATGAGGATCCGCTTCCCCAGGTCGTACACATCGCGGACCTTTCCTCGGCGAGCCGTGAGGCCTTCGAGGCGGGTTTCGCGGACAACCGGTCTCATGAAGGGCTCTCCCCATGCCACGTTTAGCCGCCCGTCGCGCCGTTGAAAGCCCGGGGA
The Planctomycetota bacterium DNA segment above includes these coding regions:
- the aroC gene encoding chorismate synthase; the protein is MVVRTAGESHGPAIVALVEGFPAGVAVDVARIDADLARRQGGYGRSERQKIEKDRVEILAGVRQGRTLGSPIILVIRNRDARLEEAPPLLRPRPGHADLAGALKYLEPDMRNILERASARETAGRVAAGALAKGLLAEFGIGVLAYVVRIGPAAAKAPDRLDECRKCRDKSDLYSPDPKADARMKAAIDEARAAGDTLGGIIECVATGLMPGLGSHVQWTRKLDGRLARAVMSIQAIKGVEIGLGFAAGERPGSQVHDPIFFDASQREGPGLGFVRPTNGAGGLEGGMTTGQPLVLRAAMKPIATLKTPLASVNLKTKAPEPAAYERSDVCAVPAASVIVEAVVATELAAALVEKFGGDTLREMKASYEAWRRAALEL
- a CDS encoding phosphoribosylaminoimidazolesuccinocarboxamide synthase, yielding MRPVVRETRLEGLTARRGKVRDVYDLGKRILIVATDRISAYDVVMPTGIPDKGRVLTQLSLWWFEFLSDVTANHVVTSDMGRMPQAVRAHADVLEGRSMLCRKADVFPVECVVRGYLAGSGWREYEAEGTISGRRLPKGLAQCDPLPEPIFTPATKADSGHDENISFDQAAGIIGKKAATVLRDRSLAVYRKAADYARERGILIADTKFEWGEADGEIILVDEVLTPDSSRFWPADSYEPGHDQPSFDKQYLRNWLDTLDWNKTPPGPELPDDIVSNTRARYVEAYERLTGKRFE